The following nucleotide sequence is from Pseudonocardia abyssalis.
CGGCCGACCCGTTCCCCATCCCGGTCCACACCGGTGACGTCCGGGTCGACGTGCAGGCCGCGCTGGCCATGCTCGCGCCGTACTGGGGCTACCGCCCCCTGCTCGACACCGACGAGCAGGAGGCCCGCGACCAGCTCGCGCGCGCCTCGGTGATGGCCCTGTCCTACGTGGCGCAGTCCGCGCGCGGGATCGGCGTCCCCGCGGTGCCGCAGGCCCGCATCGACGAGTGCAACACGATCACCGAGCGCTTCATGACGCGCTGGCGCGGCGATCCCGACCCGGCGCACACCAGGGCCATCGACGCCTACTGGGTCTCGGCGTGCGAGCACGGCATGAACGCCTCGACGTTCACCGCGCGCGTCATCGCCTCGACGGGCGCCGACGTGGCCGCCGCGATGTCGGGCGCGATCGGCGCGATGTCCGGCCCCCTGCACGGTGGTGCGCCCGCGCGTGTGCTGCCGATGCTGGAGGAGACCGAGCGCACCGGCGATCCGTCCGCGCTGGTCAAGGGCATCCTCGACCGCAAGGAGAAGCTCATGGGCTTCGGGCACCGGGTCTACCGGGCCGAGGACCCCCGGGCCCGCGTGCTGCGCCGCACGTGCCAGGAGCTGAACGCACCCCGCTACGAGGTGGCCGTGGCACTGGAGCAGGCGGCGCTGACCGAGCTGCGCGAGCGGCGCCCGGACCACCCCATCGAGACCAACGTCGAGTTCTGGGCGGCGGTGATCCTCG
It contains:
- a CDS encoding citrate synthase 2 codes for the protein MEGHVAFRTQIAEPDKDGGALRYRGVDIEDLVGKVSFGNVWALLVDGRFGPGLPPADPFPIPVHTGDVRVDVQAALAMLAPYWGYRPLLDTDEQEARDQLARASVMALSYVAQSARGIGVPAVPQARIDECNTITERFMTRWRGDPDPAHTRAIDAYWVSACEHGMNASTFTARVIASTGADVAAAMSGAIGAMSGPLHGGAPARVLPMLEETERTGDPSALVKGILDRKEKLMGFGHRVYRAEDPRARVLRRTCQELNAPRYEVAVALEQAALTELRERRPDHPIETNVEFWAAVILDFAEVPPHMMPAMFTSARTAGWSAHILEQKRENKLVRPSAQYIGPGPRKPEAVEGWNEI